One window of Deinococcus cellulosilyticus NBRC 106333 = KACC 11606 genomic DNA carries:
- a CDS encoding histidine phosphatase family protein — protein sequence MTKRVPPPPTGFREDSELTEFWVIRHAETTWNAIRRYQGHTDVPLSEHGKLQVQALADRLEGVRVDAIYSSDLTRSMDTARGVAAVMQGQPEIQTDDRLREIDVGELGGLYLPDIEVQHKAYLEALGQDPWNTRRPGGESMADLYERVSRSFFDLRDRHRGGRVMVVTHGGVVRVAVSLALGGELRDVWARLSIDNTSITRFVLHSGGGRLLSFNDAAHLEDLSPEDEDVQVP from the coding sequence GTGACCAAACGGGTGCCCCCACCACCCACCGGATTCCGTGAGGACAGTGAACTCACGGAGTTCTGGGTGATCCGTCACGCCGAGACCACCTGGAATGCCATCCGCCGCTACCAGGGCCACACCGATGTTCCGCTATCGGAGCACGGAAAATTGCAGGTGCAGGCCCTTGCAGACCGTCTGGAGGGAGTCAGGGTGGATGCCATCTATTCCAGCGACCTGACCCGTTCCATGGACACCGCCAGAGGGGTTGCTGCTGTGATGCAGGGACAGCCTGAAATCCAGACCGATGACCGCCTGCGTGAAATTGACGTGGGTGAGCTCGGCGGCCTGTACCTCCCTGACATAGAGGTCCAGCACAAAGCTTATCTGGAAGCCCTGGGTCAGGACCCCTGGAACACCCGCAGACCCGGAGGGGAGAGCATGGCCGACCTGTACGAACGGGTCAGCCGGTCTTTCTTTGACCTGCGGGACCGACACCGGGGAGGCCGCGTCATGGTGGTCACCCACGGGGGAGTGGTCCGTGTGGCGGTCAGCCTTGCCCTCGGTGGAGAACTGCGGGATGTGTGGGCCAGACTGTCCATCGACAACACCAGCATCACCCGCTTCGTGTTGCACTCTGGTGGCGGACGCCTGCTCAGCTTCAACGATGCAGCCCATCTGGAGGACCTCTCTCCAGAAGACGAAGACGTGCAGGTGCCGTAG
- the purM gene encoding phosphoribosylformylglycinamidine cyclo-ligase, with product MSIDYKSAGVDIDAGNRAVELMKDAVKRTYTPQVLAGVGSFGGLFSALNFKDMEEPVLVASTDGVGTKTKVAVAAQKFDTLGMDIVNHCVNDILVQGARPLFFLDYVATGKLVPETVATVVQGAALACERVGAALLGGETAEMPGVYLEGELDLVGTIVGVLDRKDLVDGSTLEEGDVLIGLPSTGLHTNGFSLARKVLENEDLFVPRDFLNGETYAEALLKPHREYVLAYRALKEAGVNIKGMAHITGGGLIENPPRVFPEGLGARIYEGSWEVPALFQKIVELGQIELVEAHRALNMGIGYVFMVPITDFDLAFQVLREAGETPYRIGEMVAGEGIELVAR from the coding sequence ATGTCAATAGATTACAAGAGCGCTGGTGTGGACATCGATGCTGGCAACCGCGCTGTGGAACTGATGAAAGACGCCGTCAAGCGCACCTACACCCCTCAGGTGCTGGCTGGCGTCGGTTCATTCGGAGGGCTGTTTTCTGCCCTGAACTTCAAGGACATGGAAGAGCCCGTGCTGGTCGCCTCCACCGACGGTGTGGGCACCAAAACCAAAGTGGCGGTGGCCGCCCAGAAGTTTGACACGCTGGGCATGGACATCGTGAACCACTGCGTGAACGACATTCTGGTTCAGGGTGCACGCCCTTTGTTCTTCCTGGATTACGTCGCCACGGGCAAACTCGTCCCCGAGACCGTCGCCACTGTGGTGCAGGGTGCAGCCCTGGCCTGTGAGCGTGTGGGGGCAGCCCTGCTCGGGGGCGAAACCGCCGAAATGCCAGGGGTGTACCTGGAAGGTGAACTGGACCTCGTGGGCACCATTGTGGGTGTCCTGGACCGCAAGGACCTCGTGGATGGCAGTACCCTGGAAGAGGGGGATGTGCTGATCGGCCTGCCCAGCACGGGTCTCCACACCAACGGGTTCAGTCTGGCCCGCAAGGTGCTGGAAAACGAGGATCTTTTTGTTCCCCGCGATTTCCTGAACGGTGAGACCTACGCCGAGGCCCTGCTCAAACCCCACCGGGAATATGTGCTGGCCTACCGTGCCCTCAAAGAGGCCGGGGTCAACATCAAAGGCATGGCCCACATCACCGGGGGTGGCCTGATCGAGAACCCCCCTCGTGTGTTCCCTGAAGGTCTGGGTGCCCGCATCTATGAAGGCTCCTGGGAAGTCCCGGCCCTCTTCCAGAAGATTGTGGAACTCGGCCAGATCGAACTGGTTGAGGCCCACCGTGCCCTGAACATGGGGATTGGTTACGTCTTCATGGTGCCCATCACGGACTTTGACCTCGCCTTTCAGGTGCTCCGTGAAGCCGGAGAAACCCCTTACCGCATCGGTGAAATGGTCGCTGGTGAGGGCATTGAACTGGTGGCCCGGTGA
- the meaB gene encoding methylmalonyl Co-A mutase-associated GTPase MeaB: MLIERFKGGDPRALARIITLLESGEDFPEELRQLPRTARVIGITGSPGSGKSTLTDQIIQELRNLDLRVAVIAVDPSSPFTGGAILGDRIRMSRHALDSGVFIRSLASRGALGGVSSKTLQVLSALEAFGFDVILIETVGVGQSEVDIASIADHTVLVLTPNQGDAVQAFKAGVMEIADIFVVNKCDLPGADRVVRELHATVTLGITPDWMPPAVKTNAQKGEGIAELLQALQDHRDHLGEEGLRERRLHRLRFELRSLLEDWAQGRLKDAENQLPEVLSGKRSLHELFLSLF; this comes from the coding sequence ATGTTGATTGAACGTTTCAAGGGGGGCGATCCCAGGGCCCTCGCACGCATCATCACCCTGCTGGAATCCGGGGAGGATTTTCCAGAGGAACTCCGGCAATTGCCCAGAACAGCCCGGGTGATCGGAATCACTGGAAGTCCCGGCAGTGGCAAGAGCACCCTCACCGACCAGATCATTCAGGAACTGAGGAATCTTGATTTGCGGGTGGCGGTGATTGCTGTTGATCCCAGCAGCCCTTTCACCGGGGGAGCCATCCTCGGAGACCGCATCCGGATGAGCAGGCACGCGCTGGACAGTGGGGTGTTCATCCGCAGTCTGGCGTCCCGTGGAGCACTCGGAGGGGTGTCCAGCAAGACCCTGCAGGTGCTCTCTGCACTGGAGGCTTTCGGTTTTGATGTGATCCTGATCGAGACGGTGGGGGTGGGCCAGAGTGAGGTGGACATCGCCAGCATTGCCGACCACACTGTGCTGGTTCTGACCCCGAATCAGGGGGATGCAGTGCAAGCTTTCAAAGCAGGGGTCATGGAGATTGCAGACATTTTTGTGGTCAACAAGTGTGACCTGCCCGGTGCAGACAGGGTGGTGCGGGAGCTGCATGCCACGGTGACACTGGGCATCACTCCCGACTGGATGCCTCCTGCCGTGAAAACCAATGCCCAGAAAGGGGAGGGTATTGCTGAGTTGCTGCAGGCCCTGCAGGACCACCGGGACCACCTTGGTGAAGAAGGATTAAGGGAACGCAGGCTTCACCGCCTCAGGTTTGAGCTTCGCAGCCTGCTGGAAGACTGGGCACAGGGCCGTCTGAAAGATGCTGAAAACCAGCTTCCTGAGGTGCTTTCTGGAAAACGCTCACTGCATGAACTGTTTCTGTCCTTGTTCTAA
- a CDS encoding zinc-binding dehydrogenase: MNHAVHTAPQATGHLILKSIETPELQPHEAQVQVEHISINRGEAFVAQFAPEGLQLGWDFSGKVVEAAADGSGPKAGTRVMGLLPMGAWARFLAVPALQLCEVPESISLQQAAALPVAGLTAHFSLQKAGNLQQKKVLVTGATGGVGHLAVQLAHLGGAEVTAQIRNPEQALWVEQLGATHVLTGDPASWAESGPFDVIVDGVGGEGFAVLPALLARDGMLICYGASAGNPVQLNLMPFTMTGGLSLQGIALFQELQREDPATVLAFLIQQVAAEKLKVRIEKEASWTEMGSVAEDLLARKFSGKAILKVE; encoded by the coding sequence ATGAACCACGCAGTGCACACTGCACCCCAGGCCACAGGCCATTTGATTTTAAAGTCCATCGAAACACCAGAACTGCAACCCCATGAAGCACAGGTCCAGGTCGAGCACATCTCGATCAATCGAGGTGAAGCCTTTGTGGCCCAGTTTGCTCCAGAAGGTCTGCAGCTGGGCTGGGATTTTTCAGGAAAAGTGGTGGAAGCCGCTGCAGATGGCAGTGGTCCAAAAGCAGGGACCCGGGTGATGGGTCTGCTGCCCATGGGGGCCTGGGCCAGATTTCTGGCGGTTCCAGCCCTGCAGCTCTGCGAAGTTCCGGAAAGCATTTCCCTGCAACAGGCCGCAGCTCTGCCCGTCGCAGGCCTGACCGCCCACTTCAGCCTGCAGAAAGCCGGAAACTTACAACAGAAGAAAGTGCTGGTCACCGGGGCGACAGGAGGCGTGGGTCATCTTGCAGTGCAACTTGCCCACCTGGGCGGAGCTGAGGTCACCGCCCAGATCCGCAATCCAGAGCAGGCCCTGTGGGTTGAGCAGCTTGGCGCAACCCATGTCCTCACAGGTGACCCTGCATCCTGGGCAGAATCCGGCCCGTTTGATGTGATTGTCGATGGCGTGGGAGGTGAGGGGTTCGCTGTCCTCCCTGCACTTCTGGCCAGAGACGGAATGTTGATCTGTTACGGTGCAAGTGCAGGCAATCCTGTTCAGCTGAACCTGATGCCATTCACCATGACTGGAGGCCTGTCCTTGCAGGGGATTGCCCTCTTTCAGGAGTTGCAGAGGGAAGATCCAGCAACAGTCCTGGCCTTCCTCATCCAGCAGGTAGCGGCAGAAAAACTGAAAGTGCGGATTGAAAAAGAGGCCAGCTGGACAGAAATGGGCTCCGTTGCAGAAGACCTTCTGGCCCGCAAGTTCTCAGGGAAGGCCATCTTGAAAGTGGAGTGA
- a CDS encoding MerR family transcriptional regulator, giving the protein MESQLQQSEELLYSIGELSKLAGLPIKTLRFYADEGLLPPAHIADSRYRYFNADSLPRLQLIRTLREADFSLQSIRELLEQQTDFQALVQLQLQTVQVQMQALVRQQAVLQAALKQHTTVHEFAELMQQARLSHQERENLLSRHLKSTFGGLGVDPEWWPEFWATAGAELPAEATPAQLSAWLELTRLVQDPTFQRAIRAQVEPFWQHAVNSDSVQTHTFEMGIIFDQAVDAAEKGVAPESSEGQSLIAAFSRPCAEALNQSYTPQFLRWWHNHLQTTAHPSVARYWELVALMHGQPVPQIQSGLEWVLAGLETAMKNPDLL; this is encoded by the coding sequence ATGGAGAGTCAACTGCAACAATCAGAGGAGCTGCTGTACAGCATTGGTGAACTGTCAAAGCTGGCTGGCCTTCCCATCAAAACCCTGCGGTTTTATGCAGATGAAGGCTTGCTCCCTCCAGCCCACATCGCCGACAGCCGTTACCGCTATTTCAATGCAGACAGCCTTCCCAGACTGCAGCTGATTCGCACCCTGAGGGAAGCCGACTTCAGTTTGCAGAGCATCCGGGAACTGCTGGAGCAGCAGACGGATTTTCAGGCCCTGGTGCAGCTTCAATTGCAAACCGTGCAGGTCCAGATGCAGGCCCTGGTGAGGCAACAGGCAGTGCTTCAGGCTGCCCTGAAACAGCACACCACAGTGCATGAATTTGCCGAACTGATGCAGCAGGCCAGGCTCTCCCATCAGGAAAGGGAAAACCTGCTATCCCGTCACCTCAAATCCACTTTTGGAGGGCTGGGGGTTGATCCAGAATGGTGGCCTGAATTCTGGGCCACTGCAGGAGCCGAACTTCCAGCAGAAGCCACTCCGGCCCAGCTGTCCGCATGGCTGGAGCTCACCCGACTGGTGCAGGACCCCACCTTCCAGAGGGCCATCCGGGCACAGGTGGAGCCCTTCTGGCAACATGCTGTAAACAGTGACTCGGTGCAGACCCACACCTTCGAGATGGGGATCATTTTTGATCAGGCTGTGGATGCCGCAGAAAAGGGCGTTGCACCAGAAAGTTCAGAAGGCCAGAGCCTGATCGCGGCCTTTTCCAGGCCCTGTGCAGAAGCCCTGAACCAGTCTTATACCCCACAGTTCCTGAGGTGGTGGCACAACCACCTGCAAACCACAGCCCATCCCAGTGTTGCCCGGTACTGGGAACTGGTGGCCCTCATGCATGGGCAACCTGTTCCGCAGATCCAGTCTGGACTGGAGTGGGTGCTGGCAGGGCTGGAAACGGCCATGAAAAACCCGGACCTTCTGTGA
- a CDS encoding VanW family protein — MKRPLMYIVPIAFVVATPLVWAYSMQDSERIEKKIQVGNLDLSEMTFSEAIAALKSAPLKAPTVTVKLADRTFTVPATQLGWNLNYEETAKSAFELGQQRGAFEKVQYRFGWKKDTQSASWVVSVNSTVLKKQLDQWSRTLDGKPVPAKAIYQNGKYVIQADKPGQAADVTSVLSTYSSNPALTSLEIPIKTTRAAVTRESLKPLVDQANLVLRPITVIGVTPAGKERPTTLNVNTVADLFWVRADKLELDPKGIQRAVQKLDGLIGQAAQNASFRFVKGQIKTVPEKTGYSVDQKTATQALSDMVLKPEMIQVEVPLKVQEPTLTIADLPDPKALKLISTGTSTFKGSSRERSTNVKVAAAALDGHVIAPDQVFSFNDAIGEISPENGYVGALVISGGRTVEGVGGGVCQVSTTTFRSMYKAGLPIVERNQHAYWVHWYAPHMGFEAAVYQPGVDLKMKNDTGAPILVRTITDMEKGTLTVNLYGIPVKRKVTVSDAVVLSRTPHPPSKTIYDSSLAPGQRKQVDWAVDGYNVQVTRTITDSKGTRKDTISSNYKPWQAVFAVGPAR; from the coding sequence ATGAAACGACCCCTGATGTACATCGTTCCGATCGCTTTTGTGGTGGCCACACCCCTGGTGTGGGCCTACTCCATGCAGGACTCGGAGCGAATTGAGAAAAAAATCCAGGTCGGCAACCTCGACCTGAGTGAAATGACCTTCTCAGAGGCCATTGCGGCCCTGAAATCGGCCCCCCTGAAGGCCCCAACGGTCACCGTGAAACTTGCAGACCGCACCTTCACCGTTCCAGCAACGCAACTGGGCTGGAACCTCAATTACGAGGAGACTGCCAAATCTGCTTTTGAGCTGGGCCAGCAGCGTGGGGCTTTTGAGAAAGTGCAGTACCGTTTTGGCTGGAAAAAAGACACCCAGAGCGCCAGCTGGGTGGTCTCTGTGAACAGCACCGTCCTGAAAAAACAGCTGGACCAGTGGTCCAGGACGCTGGATGGCAAGCCTGTGCCTGCAAAAGCCATTTACCAGAATGGAAAATACGTGATTCAGGCGGACAAACCCGGTCAGGCAGCCGATGTGACCTCGGTCCTGAGCACCTACAGCAGCAACCCTGCCCTGACCAGCCTGGAGATCCCCATCAAGACCACCCGTGCTGCGGTCACCAGAGAGAGCCTGAAACCCCTGGTGGATCAGGCCAATCTGGTCCTGAGGCCCATCACTGTGATTGGTGTGACCCCTGCAGGCAAAGAGCGCCCAACGACCCTGAACGTCAACACCGTTGCTGACCTCTTCTGGGTGCGGGCGGACAAACTGGAACTGGACCCCAAAGGCATCCAGCGGGCCGTGCAGAAACTTGATGGCCTGATTGGTCAGGCTGCCCAGAATGCCAGTTTCCGCTTCGTGAAAGGCCAGATCAAAACCGTCCCTGAGAAGACCGGGTACAGCGTTGATCAGAAAACCGCCACCCAGGCCCTGTCCGACATGGTGCTGAAACCCGAGATGATTCAGGTGGAAGTTCCCCTGAAAGTGCAGGAGCCGACACTGACCATTGCAGATCTGCCTGATCCCAAAGCATTGAAACTGATCTCCACGGGAACCAGCACCTTCAAGGGGTCCAGCCGTGAGCGCTCCACCAACGTGAAGGTGGCTGCTGCAGCACTGGACGGCCATGTGATTGCTCCAGATCAGGTTTTCAGCTTCAATGATGCCATTGGTGAGATTTCTCCAGAGAACGGTTATGTGGGCGCACTGGTGATCAGTGGGGGCCGCACCGTGGAAGGCGTGGGTGGGGGAGTGTGTCAGGTGTCCACCACCACCTTCCGCAGCATGTACAAAGCAGGCCTGCCCATTGTGGAACGCAACCAGCACGCTTACTGGGTGCACTGGTACGCTCCACACATGGGCTTTGAAGCAGCAGTGTATCAGCCTGGAGTTGACCTGAAGATGAAAAACGATACGGGTGCCCCCATTCTGGTTCGCACCATCACCGACATGGAGAAAGGCACCCTGACCGTCAACCTCTACGGGATTCCCGTGAAGCGCAAGGTCACGGTTTCCGATGCGGTGGTTCTTTCCCGCACCCCTCACCCACCTTCAAAGACCATTTATGATTCCAGCCTTGCCCCCGGGCAGCGCAAACAGGTGGACTGGGCGGTGGATGGATACAACGTGCAGGTGACCCGCACGATCACGGACAGCAAGGGCACCCGCAAGGACACCATCAGCAGCAATTACAAACCCTGGCAGGCTGTGTTTGCTGTGGGTCCTGCCCGCTGA